The proteins below are encoded in one region of Belonocnema kinseyi isolate 2016_QV_RU_SX_M_011 chromosome 1, B_treatae_v1, whole genome shotgun sequence:
- the LOC117169183 gene encoding uncharacterized protein LOC117169183 isoform X2, translating into MEIDFVTKSWIFYVENSCQLMKKYLSPPYEDEECWALFNSIVKSELPASEDWPIYPVILKGHAAHQQAVKRLKLLEKEHYAYIDNGGEVKSKEITRVIHSKQYAVSEATTSNLKVPSLDEPIPIKQSAFNENRSDVDNNDSENSFEDILNYNALKYRKFLDTNGKFNGKAIFDTKELKKQSFSENSAKPEEFGMKKQFAFNEDRNNAVNNEWKDSFEDILIDNASKYRKFMDTNGKFNRNPIPDTKQVKKQTSAGNSAKAGIITSTVLLSNMKCTKENDKLLKRF; encoded by the exons ATGGAAATTGATTTCGtaacaaaaagttggattttttacgttgaaaactcatgtcaacttatgaaaaaatatctGTCACCGCCATATGAAGATGAAGAATGCTGGGCTTTATTTAATAGTATTGTGAAATCTGAATTACCAGCTTCAGAGGATTGGCCGATCTATCCTGTAATTTTAAAAGGACACgctg CTCATCAGCAAGCTGTCAAAAGGCTTAAATTGTTAGAGAAAGAACACTATGCGTATATTGATAATGGCGGGGAAGTCAAATCTAAAGAAATTACGCGAGTAATTCATTCAAAACAGTACGCCGTTTCTGAAGCAACAACATCTAATTTAAAAGTTCCCAGTTTGGATGAACCGATCCCAATAAAACAATCTGCGTTCAACGAAAACCGGAGCGATGTCGATAACAACGACTCCGAAAACTCTTTCGAAGACATCCTAAACTATAATGCGTTAAAGTATCGCAAATTTCTTGATACTAATGGCAAATTTAATGGAAAAGCGATATTTGAcaccaaagaattaaaaaaacagtcattttctgaaaattcagcaAAACCTG AAGAATTTGGGATGAAAAAACAATTTGCGTTCAACGAAGACAGGAACAATGCCGTTAATAATGAATGGAAAGACTCCTTCGAGGACATCCTCATAGACAATGCATCGAAGTATCGCAAATTTATGGATACTAATGGCAAATTTAATCGAAATCCGATACCTGACACCAAACAAGTGAAAAAACAGACATCTGCCGGAAATTCAGCAAAAGCTG GCATCATCACTTCCACTGTATTACTATCCAACATGAAATGCACGAAAGAGaatgacaaattattaaaaagattttaa
- the LOC117169183 gene encoding uncharacterized protein LOC117169183 isoform X4 produces MFNFHAGINSLNFRKYFSFDSELEFCSLYLLFYFIGAPNLAHQQAVKRLKLLEKEHYAYIDNGGEVKSKEITRVIHSKQYAVSEATTSNLKVPSLDEPIPIKQSAFNENRSDVDNNDSENSFEDILNYNALKYRKFLDTNGKFNGKAIFDTKELKKQSFSENSAKPEEFGMKKQFAFNEDRNNAVNNEWKDSFEDILIDNASKYRKFMDTNGKFNRNPIPDTKQVKKQTSAGNSAKAGIITSTVLLSNMKCTKENDKLLKRF; encoded by the exons ATGTTCAATTTCCACGCTGGCATCAACTCcttaaatttccggaaatatttttcatttgattcgGAACTTGAGTTTTGCTCGCTCTAtctattgttttatttcattggAGCACCGAACTTAG CTCATCAGCAAGCTGTCAAAAGGCTTAAATTGTTAGAGAAAGAACACTATGCGTATATTGATAATGGCGGGGAAGTCAAATCTAAAGAAATTACGCGAGTAATTCATTCAAAACAGTACGCCGTTTCTGAAGCAACAACATCTAATTTAAAAGTTCCCAGTTTGGATGAACCGATCCCAATAAAACAATCTGCGTTCAACGAAAACCGGAGCGATGTCGATAACAACGACTCCGAAAACTCTTTCGAAGACATCCTAAACTATAATGCGTTAAAGTATCGCAAATTTCTTGATACTAATGGCAAATTTAATGGAAAAGCGATATTTGAcaccaaagaattaaaaaaacagtcattttctgaaaattcagcaAAACCTG AAGAATTTGGGATGAAAAAACAATTTGCGTTCAACGAAGACAGGAACAATGCCGTTAATAATGAATGGAAAGACTCCTTCGAGGACATCCTCATAGACAATGCATCGAAGTATCGCAAATTTATGGATACTAATGGCAAATTTAATCGAAATCCGATACCTGACACCAAACAAGTGAAAAAACAGACATCTGCCGGAAATTCAGCAAAAGCTG GCATCATCACTTCCACTGTATTACTATCCAACATGAAATGCACGAAAGAGaatgacaaattattaaaaagattttaa
- the LOC117169183 gene encoding uncharacterized protein LOC117169183 isoform X3 — MFNFHAGINSLNFRKYFSFDSELEFCSLYLLFYFIGAPNLAAHQQAVKRLKLLEKEHYAYIDNGGEVKSKEITRVIHSKQYAVSEATTSNLKVPSLDEPIPIKQSAFNENRSDVDNNDSENSFEDILNYNALKYRKFLDTNGKFNGKAIFDTKELKKQSFSENSAKPEEFGMKKQFAFNEDRNNAVNNEWKDSFEDILIDNASKYRKFMDTNGKFNRNPIPDTKQVKKQTSAGNSAKAGIITSTVLLSNMKCTKENDKLLKRF, encoded by the exons ATGTTCAATTTCCACGCTGGCATCAACTCcttaaatttccggaaatatttttcatttgattcgGAACTTGAGTTTTGCTCGCTCTAtctattgttttatttcattggAGCACCGAACTTAG CAGCTCATCAGCAAGCTGTCAAAAGGCTTAAATTGTTAGAGAAAGAACACTATGCGTATATTGATAATGGCGGGGAAGTCAAATCTAAAGAAATTACGCGAGTAATTCATTCAAAACAGTACGCCGTTTCTGAAGCAACAACATCTAATTTAAAAGTTCCCAGTTTGGATGAACCGATCCCAATAAAACAATCTGCGTTCAACGAAAACCGGAGCGATGTCGATAACAACGACTCCGAAAACTCTTTCGAAGACATCCTAAACTATAATGCGTTAAAGTATCGCAAATTTCTTGATACTAATGGCAAATTTAATGGAAAAGCGATATTTGAcaccaaagaattaaaaaaacagtcattttctgaaaattcagcaAAACCTG AAGAATTTGGGATGAAAAAACAATTTGCGTTCAACGAAGACAGGAACAATGCCGTTAATAATGAATGGAAAGACTCCTTCGAGGACATCCTCATAGACAATGCATCGAAGTATCGCAAATTTATGGATACTAATGGCAAATTTAATCGAAATCCGATACCTGACACCAAACAAGTGAAAAAACAGACATCTGCCGGAAATTCAGCAAAAGCTG GCATCATCACTTCCACTGTATTACTATCCAACATGAAATGCACGAAAGAGaatgacaaattattaaaaagattttaa
- the LOC117169183 gene encoding uncharacterized protein LOC117169183 isoform X1 produces MEIDFVTKSWIFYVENSCQLMKKYLSPPYEDEECWALFNSIVKSELPASEDWPIYPVILKGHAAAHQQAVKRLKLLEKEHYAYIDNGGEVKSKEITRVIHSKQYAVSEATTSNLKVPSLDEPIPIKQSAFNENRSDVDNNDSENSFEDILNYNALKYRKFLDTNGKFNGKAIFDTKELKKQSFSENSAKPEEFGMKKQFAFNEDRNNAVNNEWKDSFEDILIDNASKYRKFMDTNGKFNRNPIPDTKQVKKQTSAGNSAKAGIITSTVLLSNMKCTKENDKLLKRF; encoded by the exons ATGGAAATTGATTTCGtaacaaaaagttggattttttacgttgaaaactcatgtcaacttatgaaaaaatatctGTCACCGCCATATGAAGATGAAGAATGCTGGGCTTTATTTAATAGTATTGTGAAATCTGAATTACCAGCTTCAGAGGATTGGCCGATCTATCCTGTAATTTTAAAAGGACACgctg CAGCTCATCAGCAAGCTGTCAAAAGGCTTAAATTGTTAGAGAAAGAACACTATGCGTATATTGATAATGGCGGGGAAGTCAAATCTAAAGAAATTACGCGAGTAATTCATTCAAAACAGTACGCCGTTTCTGAAGCAACAACATCTAATTTAAAAGTTCCCAGTTTGGATGAACCGATCCCAATAAAACAATCTGCGTTCAACGAAAACCGGAGCGATGTCGATAACAACGACTCCGAAAACTCTTTCGAAGACATCCTAAACTATAATGCGTTAAAGTATCGCAAATTTCTTGATACTAATGGCAAATTTAATGGAAAAGCGATATTTGAcaccaaagaattaaaaaaacagtcattttctgaaaattcagcaAAACCTG AAGAATTTGGGATGAAAAAACAATTTGCGTTCAACGAAGACAGGAACAATGCCGTTAATAATGAATGGAAAGACTCCTTCGAGGACATCCTCATAGACAATGCATCGAAGTATCGCAAATTTATGGATACTAATGGCAAATTTAATCGAAATCCGATACCTGACACCAAACAAGTGAAAAAACAGACATCTGCCGGAAATTCAGCAAAAGCTG GCATCATCACTTCCACTGTATTACTATCCAACATGAAATGCACGAAAGAGaatgacaaattattaaaaagattttaa